A stretch of the Agrobacterium fabrum str. C58 genome encodes the following:
- a CDS encoding transporter substrate-binding domain-containing protein — translation MVFNRREFLKTAATASAALALPALGGRAFAADAIKVGALYSQTGGLSVAEKLLANGVMMAVAEINAAGGVLGRQVEVVVEDGASDPKTFSEKASKLILKDKISTVFGCHTSASRKAVLPIFERRGAMLFYQTHYEGFECSRNVVYSGAVPNQQLSNYIPWIVEKLGKKKFFIVGSNYVYPREMAKVSKKLIEAAGAEWVADEYLELGHSEWAVMVSKIKESGADVVLSNVVGDSIIAFYREFKNQGLSQEDIPICATVTSEIEIAAMGAEYAAGSYTSFPYFMSIETPENKSFIERFRTFVNDPKAVTYHSLEAAYFQVFLWKQAVEKSGDLSADAIRAGIRGQTYDAPGGKVTTDPDNLHCWLTPRIGQWQPDGQSKVVNAYPAPIKPLPYSAYGETESNLFCTTNGLDAAKLKG, via the coding sequence ATGGTGTTCAACAGACGTGAATTTCTGAAAACCGCAGCCACCGCTTCCGCCGCACTTGCCCTGCCGGCGCTGGGCGGCCGCGCCTTTGCAGCCGACGCCATCAAGGTCGGAGCGCTTTATTCGCAGACGGGTGGTCTTTCCGTGGCCGAGAAACTTCTGGCCAATGGTGTCATGATGGCCGTGGCCGAAATCAACGCGGCCGGCGGCGTTCTCGGCCGCCAGGTCGAAGTCGTGGTAGAAGATGGGGCTTCCGATCCGAAAACCTTCAGCGAGAAGGCTTCCAAGCTGATCCTCAAGGACAAGATTTCCACCGTATTCGGCTGCCACACCTCTGCCAGCCGCAAGGCGGTGCTGCCGATCTTCGAACGGCGCGGCGCAATGCTGTTCTACCAGACGCATTATGAAGGCTTTGAATGCTCGCGCAACGTCGTCTATTCCGGCGCCGTTCCAAACCAGCAGCTCTCCAACTACATTCCCTGGATCGTCGAGAAGCTCGGCAAGAAAAAGTTCTTCATCGTCGGCTCGAATTATGTCTATCCGCGCGAGATGGCCAAGGTTTCCAAGAAGCTGATCGAAGCGGCGGGCGCCGAATGGGTGGCGGACGAATATCTGGAACTCGGCCACTCCGAATGGGCCGTGATGGTCAGCAAGATCAAGGAATCAGGGGCGGATGTCGTTCTTTCCAACGTCGTCGGAGACTCGATCATCGCCTTCTACCGCGAGTTCAAGAACCAGGGCCTGTCGCAGGAGGATATTCCGATCTGCGCGACGGTGACATCCGAGATCGAGATAGCGGCCATGGGTGCGGAATATGCGGCGGGCAGTTACACCTCTTTCCCCTATTTCATGTCGATCGAAACGCCTGAAAACAAGAGCTTCATCGAACGCTTCAGAACCTTCGTCAACGATCCGAAAGCCGTGACATACCATTCTCTCGAGGCGGCCTATTTTCAGGTATTCCTGTGGAAGCAGGCGGTGGAGAAATCCGGCGACCTGTCCGCCGACGCGATCCGAGCCGGCATTCGTGGCCAGACCTACGATGCGCCGGGCGGCAAGGTGACGACCGACCCCGACAACCTGCATTGCTGGCTAACCCCACGCATCGGGCAATGGCAGCCGGACGGTCAGAGCAAGGTCGTCAATGCCTATCCGGCGCCGATCAAACCGCTGCCCTATTCGGCCTATGGGGAGACGGAAAGCAATCTGTTCTGCACCACCAACGGTCTCGACGCAGCAAAGCTCAAAGGCTGA
- the urtB gene encoding urea ABC transporter permease subunit UrtB, translating to MLDILFIGLSLGSILLLVALGLAITYGAMGVINMAHGEMVMIGAYVAVLSGIWLKTSLLLAIPLAFVVTALLGLIIERVVVRRLYGRLLDTLLATWGIAILLQQAVRLELGLTFLGIHIEGLGAGLQNVAVPSYLQGTFRFAGADINAYRTFIIAVTAALTLATWFILYRTTAGMQVRAIIRNPKMAAACGIDVKRINALTFAFGSGLAGVAGVMMSGFKTVFPDMGTTMVVDGFMVVVTGGVGSLFGTALSSGLLGEINALVAIGTNDILARAVVFGVVILVILVKPSGLFSFKGR from the coding sequence ATGCTCGACATTCTCTTTATCGGTCTCAGTCTCGGCTCGATCCTTCTTCTGGTGGCACTCGGTCTCGCCATCACCTACGGCGCCATGGGCGTCATCAATATGGCCCATGGCGAAATGGTCATGATCGGCGCTTATGTCGCCGTCCTCTCAGGTATCTGGCTGAAAACTAGCCTTCTGCTTGCAATACCCCTGGCTTTTGTCGTGACGGCGTTGCTCGGCCTGATAATCGAGCGGGTGGTTGTGCGGCGACTCTACGGCCGCCTGCTGGACACGCTTCTCGCCACCTGGGGCATTGCCATCCTTCTGCAGCAAGCCGTAAGGCTCGAACTGGGCCTCACCTTTTTAGGCATTCATATAGAAGGGCTGGGAGCTGGACTGCAAAATGTGGCCGTGCCTTCATATCTGCAGGGCACTTTCAGGTTCGCCGGCGCCGACATCAACGCGTATCGCACCTTCATCATCGCGGTGACCGCCGCGCTGACGCTGGCGACATGGTTCATCCTCTACCGGACGACAGCCGGCATGCAGGTGCGCGCCATCATTCGCAACCCGAAGATGGCTGCGGCCTGCGGCATCGATGTAAAACGCATTAACGCGCTCACTTTCGCCTTCGGTTCCGGTCTCGCCGGTGTTGCGGGGGTCATGATGTCCGGCTTCAAGACCGTGTTCCCGGATATGGGCACAACGATGGTCGTGGACGGTTTCATGGTCGTGGTAACGGGCGGCGTCGGCAGTCTCTTCGGTACGGCCCTGTCTTCCGGGCTTCTCGGCGAAATCAACGCGCTGGTGGCCATCGGCACGAACGACATTCTGGCGCGCGCCGTCGTTTTCGGGGTCGTCATCCTCGTCATTCTCGTAAAGCCCAGCGGGCTGTTCTCCTTCAAGGGGCGCTGA